gaataagctcgacaaatatctaagctgcatcctagaccatccaagattggaagatgcaaaatataccggaagatgcattagcaactctctgagggacctagggcaacccgaacaagatgtaaggtctgtaaggtaaggtctctctctctctctctctctctctctctctctctctctctctctctagggataCAGACTAATCTTTACAacgagtcctctctctctctctctctctctctctctctctcttaacggaTACAGACTAATCTTTACAAcggctcctttctctctctctctctctctataggtaaCAACGGCAGCAGCTTCCCTTGCTGTACGCTGGAGGTGTCGAACAACACGCCCAGTCTCCTACACCCTGAATGCGCTCCTATAAGGATCCCCGACGACGATCCGGATTACTCGCCCTTCAACCAGACCTGCATGGAATTCACGAGATCGGCGTCTGCACCTCGATGTATATTCGGTAAGTGGTGTTTCTCTTTATAGATACATCTTCGGTTAGTGGTTTTTCTCACTCGCTTAGTGGTGTCTCTCAGTTTTGATGCATCTTTGGTTAGAGGTGGTTTTTACTTTCGATGCATCTTCGGCTAATGGTGTTTCTCACTGTCAATGCATTTTCGGTTAGTGGTGTTTCTCAATTTCTCACTGAAGGGTTTAAGTCTTCTCCGTCTTGCTTAGATACTGTATTTCGTTTCTCTTGATGGAATATCTCTCTATATTCTTACTGAGGTGTCCTTTATATCCTTTAATGCATATTTGTGTATAATTGTTTTGGGCACTCCCTTTCTACGGTcatgagagaaaataaaaccaaatctTATTACATCTTTGCCTACCTTCGGTGCTGCAAATTCTTGTCCATTTGACACGTCttaaacatcttttttttatatatatatatttcattatacaatATAGGCCTGGGGTTGCAAAGAAATGCTCTGATCTGTCTAAATCTAAAGCAACCACGTCCTAAAATTGATGTGTATTGctctaaaatcaaaatataaaagacCTCTTCTTCTGCTTCCACTGCAGGACCTCGGGAACAACTCAACCAGCAAACGGCTTACATCGACGGATCCGTGATTTATGGCACAAAAGACGAAGAGCTGATGACTCTCAGAACTCACGTAGAAGGCTTGTTATCCACTCAGGTAAATGTCACTCCAGTTACAACTGAAAAGTAAAGCTACGTGGCCATTTAGGCTtcactgaaaatataataaaaaagggaaaaatagtaAATACCGTTGGAAACATTTTGCAATGATTCTCCTACGTATCACTTACTCCCGAAGCAGAATTAAGAGACCTGGTATCTTATCGCCGCAACGAATATATCTGCAGATGAATGGATGAATTAATCGATCATTTGACTGATTAATCTTCATTGCAGGTGACTCTCGACGGAAGGGAACTCCTGCCACCTTCTTTAGATCCAGATGACGGATGCAACACCGAAGACAATTACAAATACGACCAGTACTGCTTCAGATCAGGTATTACACAGCATGACTCAAGCTGCCTGTTCTTCATTTTCTGTTCTCTTCGTCGTGAACATCGTTCAATGCTTTTTAATTCTTCCTTTTTACACATCCCATAGTTGCATCCTCTTTATAAAGATGCAGACACTAACGAAAATGTCCTAGATCAACTGACCACATTACACCTACCAATTACAATGACAATGTCTTAGAGAAACTGACCACATTATACAAGccaattacaatgaaaatgtcttagagaaaaagaaattgacCACATTATATGTACCAGTTACAATGGAAATGTCTTAGAGAAACTGACCACATTATACCAGCCAGTTACAATGAAAATGTCTTAGAGAAACTGACCACACTATATGTACCAGTTACAATTGAAATGTCATAGAAAAACTGACCACATTATACCTAccaattacaatgaaaatgtctTGGAGAAACTCACCGCATTATACCTATCAATTGCAATGAAAATGTCTTAGAGAGACAGTGACCACATTACACCTAccaattacaatgaaaatgtcaTAGACAATTTGACCATAACACCTACCAATTATAGTGTAAATGTCTCAGAGACCCTGACCACATTTTACCTACCaattacattttttaaacaaTCCTTCAGGTGATGCCCGGGTGAACGAGCAGATTCTCCTGACCGCCTTCCATACCATATGGGCACGCCAGCATAATCTACTTGCCACAACTCTGAGGGACCTTAATCCTGACTGGGACGACGAAATGCTTTTCCAGGAGACGCGTAGGATTGTCATTGCCCAAATGCAACACATCACCTACCACGAATATGTACCGAGTATCCTAGGTGGGTATCCTTACCTCTCTTTTGATCTCTTGCAGTGTGATTATATTCacttatatttctatctatttatctatttatctgttaatCTACATTTTCTTTTAGTAAGGGTCTCTTATCTCTGTATTGTCCttttaccttcttttacttctttctaatgagtaccataatgttctttggaagcttgaatttcaagccagtggccctaGAGAGCTTTTTCCACACGAatagggttaataataataataataataataataataataataataataataataataataataatggttgcaggtccacaataatatttacatgtgaagtataaagtctttaatagataataaaagctttcgaaccttatactaggttcatcttcatcttgactgaagatgaacctattataaggttcgaaagcttttgttatctattaaagactttatacttcacatgcagtattattgtggacctgcaaccattgtcatcattttcgacactgaaaattgtccccagtaataataaaaacactgaaTGTGATTATCAGTTGTCCAGAAAACACTGCATTAAATCCTCATATCCCAAACCTTGATAAATTTTTAATGTCCAGAATGGCTCTTGGAACTGGGATTTTGTTGGAATCTTTTAAAGACTTGTCAAAACTTTAATTCGTATCCGTAGTAACGAATGCAATAATCATTGGACAAGGCTGTTAAGTTccattttattcataaaagatttcttcgagtgtgtgtgtttgtgtgtttgtttgtgtttgtgtgtttgtgcttctCTGGAATGGAAGTACGTAATCCAAACTTGATTTAAATGAGAAATTTCATACATATAAATCTATTTTGAACTCCCCCAATTATATAACAATGAAtctattattttatcaaaatcaaaGCCTAGCTTAAGGGAGAATAATCATTTCCGTTTCTCATGTTGCATTATAAAAAAGGGGGTATTTTTTTCCAACCAGGTCCTAAATTTATGAAATCTATGAAGCTGAGCCCGTTAGTTGGCGACCAACAAACGGATGATTACGAGGAGACGATGAATCCTTCCATAGCAAATGAATTTGCAGCTGCTGCTTTCAGATTTGGTCATAGCCAGGTGCAGGTAAGAGTGACGATGGTTACCTATTTTgtcttttctaataagtgatctcttctttctgtattccccgttatcttctgtaacttctcttcgaatgaacatcatattaattctttggaagcttgaatttcaagtcaatggcccctttggtgggtttgttccatgtgacaaaagttcatcttctgaataataacaatgatatcaATAAAAGATGTTCATCTTTCTAAGTCTAAACTTGTAGTTTGTTAATAACTTTGTTCATTTACGTCATAAGACTACAGTTTTAATACATTATGTTGGTTATAGTCTGGTGTGcgtgtgtccttttttttttttttttttttttttttggctgacgGTAGATAACCCCTGCTGATATCACTGCAGATAACATGATTGGATGAAACTCCTACTCAGTACCCATCATTGGTTATAATGATATCGACTGCTGATTTTAACCGTCAGCtcgaaaaatcaaaacaaaaaattactaaaattccATAACGTCAACTTccaattgttatatatttttcataattactaACAGGCATCGGAGAACTTCTTAATTATCAATCTTTATATCTAAAAACAATCTTTTTAATGATCAAAGTCAGAGAACTTCTAAGTTAGGCAgtcttcgttaaaaaaaaaaaaaaaaaaaaaatctttttaagtggtttttatttttgatttcagGGACTCGTCCAGACCGTAGACGGGTCGGGGAAAAACGTTGCGTTCTCCCAGCTCAAGAAGTACTTCTTCAACCCTTTCATTCTCTACAACCCAGGTGAAATGGCCAATTTGGTAAGAGGAGAAGTGTCCCAGAGCGCAGCAGCTGTTGACACATTTTTCAGTTCCCAGGTCAGTctgtgagagtttttttttttaccaaaggttTGCTCTGAGAATTCGTGTTTCTGAGTACTGATAGTTGTGTGTTCTTGTgggttttttgctctctctctctctctctctctctctctctctctctctctctctctcttctctctctacacgTAATATGGTATTCTTTTACAAATGGTAGAAATTCTCTAATTCTTGGCTcttattttaattctctctctctctctctctctctctctctctctctctctctctctctctctctctctctctctcttcacttaatATGGCATTCTTTTACAACTGGTAGAAATTCTCCCATCCATGGctcttattttattctatttttataatctatagtgtattctctctctctctctctctctctctctctctctctctctctctctctctctttcagtattttgttgaAGATAATTCCCGTTCCCTATTACTAAAAGTATGGATTGTGAACCTATCCATTTCCATTTTCAAGTACATTAGTAATTAGGAACTTATATAATTCGAAATGTCGCGAAggattatattttcaaaactggtaGAAATTCTCTtaatcttgatattttttttttttttttttttttttttttttttttttttgcgtgttgatattttttttttttttttttttttgcgtgtgatATTGTCGTATTTACGTAGAAAACAAAGTTCTCATTTCatctttccttgttttttctgttttcattttttaatgaaagatattttaacgGGAAAACTACGCTCTTTCTTCgtttttcatgttatatttttaatgatatgtATTTTAAAGTGAAAACTAATCTCTCATTCCATCTTTCtttgtatttctgttttaattttttttttaatatttttacattttaactctgttaaaatgtttttattattttttttgaatgattttcaaTTTTAACTCCAAAAACCATTCCCTAATTACATTCTCCTTTTCCATCTAGATCTGTTTTTCTATCTTTATTTGTTATTGGCATTATCATTTTAATGGGGGGAAAGTAAGCtctaatcacatttttttttattcatttagatcACAGTCACCTGTTTCAAGGTAGTGAAAAGATCGGTCTAGACCTTGTCTCTCTCAACATCCAGAGAGGGAGAGACCACGGTCTGCCTTCCTACAACAGATGGAGGATGTATTGTGGACTGAAGCCTGCTTCTAACTTCTCCGATCTCGTCGAAGATATGGACGTAGGGGCCCTGGCAACCATCATGAAGACTTACAGGTAAGAAgtaattataagagagagagagagggggggggggcggtggggaggAGAATGGAAGTGTTTGTGCTGCTGGACAGATCGTTAAAACTAGCAAGAACTATCAATAGTATGGCGTTCCTTTTTAATGTCTATAAGTAAAGCTtgatacagacagacagagtttgTTAAGAATCGAAGGCTATTTGTATCTATGTTAGCTTTGCATTTTGAAATTGCCAAATTTTAAATAACGAGGTGTGGGTTAAGAATCTTAGTCAAAACGCTGCTATTTGTTGATTTATGATGCATGACCCAGGGCAAGGGCCAGAATGACCTAGGAACTTGTAATTCCTTAAATCACACACTCAGGGTGTGACCCATCATCATCTAGTCCACCGTCCTGCACATGCAAACAACATGGCGAATGTTGAATGAAAACTACTGTGACTAGTGTAGAAATCCATATATATTCTAACATTCTAAGACCTGCTGAAGAACGACCATTCCTTCTCCTGTTTTCCAAGACGTACAATCTGCCAAGTTTTTAGTTGATATTCCTTCTTTTGCACTTATCCATTACAATTTTTGGAGAAGTAAAATACGCAATGTCTTTGAGTCATTCTTTCGAGAACCTAATACATATCTTGTTGTCCTCCTTCGCtatatttgaattaaaaatatCGTTCCCAGTGCATCTATAAGTCGAGCATGAACACATCAACcattaaactatatttttttcttccctaATATGTTCCTTGGCTAATTTACTATGATTGAATATTCGTTAttcgtttgtcatttttttatcaaagaGCTTTGGAATACAGTCTTAAAGTATTACTTTAGTTTATCCTAAATATCATAGAAAATGtccattttcttttgttattttagggtgactatttaatttatttctcggTGTTAAATTCTCTATCAAGAAAGAATGTTAATCTCGATTTAGAACAATAACTAAAtcagtatttttaaaatataatatatgattattatctgTTCAcctgattaatattatataatgtgtgagaAGTAAGtgaggaaaggaaagagaaatgagtGACAATACTAGATGAGAAAAAATAGAATACTAGACCTAGGTTCATTGACGATTGTTGTACCGAATTAGGGTCTTTAGATTTTATGAAATAAGCTTGTAAACATTTGAGCTTCATGTCAATTTAACATATACATTTGAATATTACGATTTATAATTTTGTATGCGGTTATTTCTATTTTGTTCTTTGTAATAAGTTTGTGTTCTTAAACTACATAAATACTAAAGTTTGACAGCCATACCACAGTAAGACTTGTTTCCTTATGCCATCTTCATTCACATCAGGCCTATTTCACATCCAAATATCACTTCCAGGCACATCGAGGACGTCGATTTTTACACGGGAGGCCTAGCAGAGAGGCCTATTGAAGACGGTCTAGTTGGGCCTACCTTCGCCTGCGTCCTAGCAGACCAATTCCTTAGGCTTAAAAGAGGGGACAGGTATTGGTACGAGACGTCAGATGAACCACAGGCTTTCACGAAAGGTGAGAATGCATTGATTTAGGGCTCTCTGTGTTATTAATGGGGTAGGTACTTCCgtactttcttttattattattattaatgtacgtTGTGCGAGTACTACTCGTATAAATTTGTTTTATACGCGTGTAATGCACGCGAGTTTATAAATACACAGTTACTTCGTACATACATACTCATGTAAATTTAAGCCAAATGATATCACGCAATGCTTAAGCCTTTACAGCAACTATATAGCTGTCTGTAAGTCTATCCTTAAATGATTTTGTGATATCAAACTTTCCAacgtttatattttaatttctcatttatttatctgttaataatcattttatttattgtacagaacattcttttattatttttttttattggacagACCAACTCGTCCAAATCCGCAGGATATCACTCTCAAGAATCCTATGCGACAACGTCCCGGAATTAGGATCCATCCAGCGATGGCCGTTCAGGACCTTCTCCACAGGGAATCCTAGGCTCCCTTGTTCCTCCCAGTCCATCCCTAGGATGGACTACGGCGCCTGGGAAGAAGGAGACCTCTTCTCAAGGGCGTACCTCCTCAGTCCGGACGTTAGACCTAGGCTTTCGGATAAAGAGCCATCTGACGTTCCATTGTACAAAGGATAACGTTTATCATAAGGTCTCTAGTGCATTTTCTAtggcattttatcattattatataaatatatatatatatatatatatatatatatatatatatatatatatacatatatatatatatatatatatatatatatatatatatatatatatatatatatatatatatacatatatacatatactatacatatacacatatatatatatatatatatatatatatataaatatatatatatatatatatatatatatatatatatatatatatatatatatatatatatatataggattctcTTGTTTAGTCGTCAAAGAAACGTAGTTGCGAAAGGCTGGATTATTAttggtattttgatatttttacgtcCGTTGTCGCAGGGATGTCATTCTGAGCAACGAAAGTACATTTGCGAAATAGATTACACTTTTTGAAACTTTGTCATTTGTACCTTAAAATCTTGCTTTCTTCCAGAATGATCTGGTGGTTTGATTATTGTGGCTTACTTATCCCTCAGCATTTATTGTACATCAATGTTTTCATTACACGGCAACCATTCATTTTTAATTGATGCTTTGAAGTCCAGGACCTTATTCGAAGATTTGGAGGTGCTATCATAGGCGTTGTCTCGCTACGTAAACATCTGCATTTGCCCAGGATAGACGATGagattaatttctcatcctaaatTGTCACTGGCTTTCTTGAAAATATAAAGATGCATGAAACAAAGCCGTTCACAGTTAATGTGAACAACATGTTTTCTTGGGTATATCGTGATCTTTTAATTATGATTCATAGAGATGTATGACATGATTAACATCTTTAGTGTGTTGGATTTTGTAGTAGATGCGACATTAGGTTATTTCACCATAGTGCTGtgaatactgattttttttttattcgagcaAATGAATGGTAATTATACGTGTAGAAAACTTTTCAATATATCACTGGTTTCCCACTCAAATGACCGCGACTGTaatcatgaaattatttttttatgttcaaattttagcattttcagtattaaaaaatTGTCAAATATTTGGTCCATGTGTACTCTTTAAAGTGTATCGGGACTATGTCGGTGACAGagtaagtttaaatttaaataacgAAAAGgctattatatatgcatacatatatatatatatatatatatatatatatatatatatatatatatatatatatatatatatatatatatatatatatatatatatatatatattatatatatatatatatatatatatatatatatatatatatatatatatactatttttaatcATCTGTCATTAACCTTCATTGTTGATGGTAACTTATAACCCTTTGAATTTTGAGAACAATTTTCCTGCTTAATATAATAACACGTCattttaatatagaaaaaaattaggtTTATATCCACTAAAACAAAGTTGGCTTTCTTAGGGAAAATCAGCATATGTGAACATTTTCATGTAAAGGGATACCATAGAAAATAtggatgaaataatgaaaaaaattgtcgaATAATTTTCTATTACTCGTAATAATATTCTATTCCTCGTTTCTTCATCATCAtcgttaatttctttattttgtttgtttctccttTCCTTCTTATTGTAGCTACTACGAAGCCTAActcttattttactgtttttaacatttttcattgTATAGTACAAGTTACATTCTGTTCCCAAGTCATACTTTATCTGTTGATTTCTCTTCGTTTGTAATAAATCTTTTCTTTTCAGTGTGCTTTTGAACCATTCCTATCATTCTTAGTGTGATGTTAATATCACAGCAATACAATTATATGAAGGAACATATACCAAACTTATTAGTGTCTTTTCAaatcattccttttatttttggtatGATTTTAATATAGTAAATGAtttcatatatttacaaacataccAAACACCttattatcttttaaaaacattccttgttttttcttggcGTGATGTTGATATCATGGCAAGAAAATTATAAGTGCAAGCATACCAAActaattatcttttgattatttgCTTCATAAAATTCTACTGCAAACTACGAAAGATATGGTTTGCGTAGTACGGTCTGTTTACTTGTTACAGCTGTCAAAGCCCTCCTCTGTGATATGGGATTGTAACCCTTAAATAATAACTACGTATGGTTCCTTTTCCGCACAACTTCAAATCACGATCAAAATTGACTTTGCTAACTGAGTCCAGTCGAAATCATATAATTCCCTGACCTTCTCCGTAGCTGGACCTGGGtttcttcttcagttcttcaACCAGACTATCAGACCTCAATTActgtgtttttatttgttgtgAATATGATAGTGATAATATTGGAAAGGGTCTGTTTGTGATGGTTGGTAAGTACTTGTTTAATCTCCTTgtggtttgtttttttatatttgtcattgAATGTGACTTGCATTTATATCCAGAGTCTAAACTTATCTTATTGTTCAATGGTAATGTTATATAGCAGTCTGGTGCGTTCAAGACTTCAAGTTAATTGTGGCATTGGTTTGTTTATTGTTAGTCCAATATTTTGATCTGTTTTTGGTGTCTGCTGTAATTGACTGGTAGTGGTGTATGCATTACCAACATTAGATAGTATTACACTTGGGTGTTAAACATACGAAAAACTGTTTTTAGATAAAACTTGAGCTGGAACGAGCGAAATAGTTCAAACATTTTCGTCTGAAGGCAATGAACTATCGATGTCCTTACTAGTGAGCGTTAAGGGGTTATTATGTCATTTTATCGTACCCATTTTTAAGAGCTGATGTATCAAGATTTGCTATAATTAATAAGACAAAGATTGTCGAAATGTCTCTTGTTAGTTAAAAAGTACAAACTTTTGGAATGATTCGAAATTAAGAGTAGTCTTGGAATGACCTTAAATTAGTGGTTGTTCGGAAGTAAAGCATAAGGTTAATGAGTGAGCAATTCTTCATGAAAGAGGTTATTATTTCTCCTTGTTTTAAGGAGCCTGAGATAAACTACGGCCGCAATTTCTTTGCAGAGCTTTGGAATTCTTTGTTGGTATCGATGGCCAAACCTGTAGTTCCCCCAaccctcaaaaaacaaaaatctatatTTACATCTATAGCAGAAAGGGATTTTTCAGTTACCTTCAGCTAGTATATATTACAAATTGTTTTAGGAAGGTTTCATTTGTATGTATAGTTAATGACAAAATTTTAACGAGACTTATAGGATTTTGAATGTAACGTAACCTGTAGGACTCTGAATGTAATGTAACTTGTGGGACTCTGAATGTAACGTAACCTCACTGAACCTAAGGTGACTTGTAGGACTCTGATCCTAATACAAGTTTGAGTAATAGGTAGGACTCTGAGCTTGACTTGACTTGGATTAATCTGTATCTAACgtaactttgaaaaataaaactctGAACCTAATACAACTTGTAGGGCTCTGAACCTGGCGTGACTTTGAGTAATCTGTGTTCTGATCTGGCTATATCATATCTTTTAATTGTGAAAATTGATTTTAATTCTAAGGTATATTCCGGAAAATGTTATCATTTTGGGGGAAACTTCAAACGTGGAAGTGAAACAGATTAGAATGGTCTACCATACATATTTCTCCGATATAAGCTACATTAACAGAAAACGATAAGATACATTAACAGAAAGCTATAAAATTAGCATTATTAAGGATAACTATATCAAAGTCTTAAAATTTTGAgatatttaattttgattgaCGACTAAAACCTTAAAACGTTTTAATCATGCAATAAAGTGTAATTTCTTTCTTGATGAGTAAATAAAAAGCATTGTTTTTTGCCAGCATCATTTAAAGGTGTTTTctaataagaataatatcaaGCGTATCATAGCTAGAGGAAACAAGTTGTTCGACATTGTTCCCCGTaggtttatttacttaattataatGCAGCACTTTCTGAGCATTTCCGTAAGCATTCGTGAACTGTTGATTCAAAGAGTATAAACAAATCGATCTTAATTTCCATCAGAATCACTGGCAATCGTATCTGCTGAGTACTATCTGTTGAAGGAATAACAGTGTTGGGTATAAGGACATTATTAGCATATCTTTCGATATTTCTTTAGTTATACAATACTGTTACACCTGTTTTCAGTTTGTATAAGTTTCATATGGAAATATGTGCCAGAATTGTATATTTTCAGCCTTGAGTGAGTGACATCTCTTTCATTACACAACATTGCACCTGTTTTCAGTTTAAAATAAGTCCTATTCGAAAATTTGTGCAAGAATTGTATGTGAGAGAGCAAATGGAGGTGACTGAGAGCGTAATATACTTTTGAGATTTTTGTCATACAAGgatgagt
The sequence above is drawn from the Macrobrachium nipponense isolate FS-2020 chromosome 32, ASM1510439v2, whole genome shotgun sequence genome and encodes:
- the LOC135207520 gene encoding peroxidase-like, whose amino-acid sequence is MASSGYSEIPGVYSESPRPMVNVRRTIRSYRYCLAASCLVVIVVLLSALVSVLIGQSIEKAAQELTSPANQSLVTLLSLTWPRRDDSWYCQRWRHAMLRLADDPSQKVYPDLPQDPADPHNPNSTLWTRPDNSTFPKNDTWNWNRQASQGLNWTSSDISDSLATGSKKQKEITKIEDNIAKKNLSLVRGSPSYKHQVGFRKTDPLATKMAKQGYLMDHASADMKNRTNMTREHATFDMQWAGDLSESPYCDKTLLRPRPGPCDPHARYRSVDGSCNNVDHPLWGASFTSFRRAMPPDYGDGVSSLRIAYDGGQLPSAREISSKIHVNKPAESQSYTILLMAWGQFIDHDITATALAKGNNGSSFPCCTLEVSNNTPSLLHPECAPIRIPDDDPDYSPFNQTCMEFTRSASAPRCIFGPREQLNQQTAYIDGSVIYGTKDEELMTLRTHVEGLLSTQVTLDGRELLPPSLDPDDGCNTEDNYKYDQYCFRSGDARVNEQILLTAFHTIWARQHNLLATTLRDLNPDWDDEMLFQETRRIVIAQMQHITYHEYVPSILGPKFMKSMKLSPLVGDQQTDDYEETMNPSIANEFAAAAFRFGHSQVQGLVQTVDGSGKNVAFSQLKKYFFNPFILYNPGEMANLVRGEVSQSAAAVDTFFSSQVSLHLFQGSEKIGLDLVSLNIQRGRDHGLPSYNRWRMYCGLKPASNFSDLVEDMDVGALATIMKTYRHIEDVDFYTGGLAERPIEDGLVGPTFACVLADQFLRLKRGDRYWYETSDEPQAFTKDQLVQIRRISLSRILCDNVPELGSIQRWPFRTFSTGNPRLPCSSQSIPRMDYGAWEEGDLFSRAYLLSPDVRPRLSDKEPSDVPLYKG